In the Aquificaceae bacterium genome, one interval contains:
- the lpxB gene encoding lipid-A-disaccharide synthase, with product MRVFVSLGERSASNYVYEIFKDFGGVEFIGITDERLESLGFKSLARIEELSVVGIVEALPKIPKVYRLWRQIEALLPEVDVLLLCDAPAFNLPLLKRAKGKVRKIIYFISPQVWAWKEGRARLISELVDHLVVILPFEVDFYRKYARDGFRVHFVGHPLVDLAKPSLSKEAMRSFLGFEDYVALLPGSRWSEIKRHVPYLKEVLRCLRVEKPMVVPTFEAFRDFLEREFAGFPIRVITNRDLDRASYNTMAYADFTLLASGTAELEASLLDSPHVVFYRVSPITYLLGRLLVKVKNIALTNLILQRDVVPEMVQKSPEALCRFFSELKEDWKESQRLEFKRLRQVLGEEGAVQRLRELFFKLFYES from the coding sequence ATGAGGGTTTTTGTTTCTCTGGGGGAGAGGTCTGCAAGCAACTATGTTTATGAGATTTTCAAGGACTTTGGGGGTGTGGAGTTTATTGGCATAACCGATGAGAGGTTAGAGTCTTTGGGCTTTAAAAGTCTTGCACGCATAGAGGAGCTTTCCGTGGTGGGTATTGTGGAGGCTCTTCCAAAGATTCCAAAGGTCTACAGGCTTTGGAGACAGATAGAGGCTCTTCTTCCTGAGGTGGATGTGCTCCTTTTGTGTGATGCTCCTGCCTTTAATTTGCCACTTCTCAAGAGGGCTAAGGGGAAGGTGAGAAAAATTATCTACTTTATCTCTCCACAGGTTTGGGCTTGGAAGGAGGGTAGGGCAAGGCTAATATCGGAGCTTGTAGACCATCTTGTTGTGATACTTCCCTTTGAGGTGGACTTTTACAGAAAATACGCAAGGGATGGCTTTAGGGTGCATTTTGTGGGGCATCCTCTTGTGGATTTGGCAAAGCCAAGCCTAAGCAAAGAGGCTATGAGGAGTTTTCTTGGCTTTGAGGACTATGTGGCTTTGCTTCCGGGAAGTCGTTGGAGTGAGATAAAAAGGCATGTGCCTTATCTGAAGGAGGTGCTAAGATGTCTGAGGGTGGAAAAGCCTATGGTTGTTCCTACCTTTGAGGCTTTTAGGGATTTCTTAGAGAGGGAGTTTGCAGGTTTTCCAATAAGGGTCATAACCAACAGGGACTTGGATAGGGCTTCTTACAACACTATGGCTTATGCGGATTTTACGCTTCTTGCCAGTGGCACTGCGGAGCTTGAGGCAAGCCTTTTGGACTCTCCTCATGTGGTCTTTTATAGGGTAAGTCCCATAACCTATCTTCTTGGGAGGCTTCTTGTTAAGGTAAAAAACATAGCCCTCACAAACCTTATACTCCAGAGGGATGTGGTGCCCGAGATGGTTCAAAAAAGTCCAGAGGCTTTGTGTAGGTTTTTCTCGGAGCTAAAGGAGGATTGGAAGGAAAGCCAAAGGCTTGAGTTTAAGAGGCTAAGGCAGGTTCTTGGTGAAGAGGGTGCGGTGCAAAGACTAAGAGAGCTCTTCTTCAAGCTTTTCTATGAGAGCTAA